One genomic segment of Nonomuraea coxensis DSM 45129 includes these proteins:
- a CDS encoding alpha/beta fold hydrolase gives MPIAQHPAGPVHYGRAGDGPGLVLVHGTGGDAATNWAHLVPGLSDVRTVITPDYAGSGATADLGGELTLDLLAGQVAAAFEGPSDLVGFSLGAVVAAAVAAERPELVRRLVLIAGWTHLADDRLELGLRTWARLARTDPESFAAYGPLVGFSPEFVREAGVAALMGEPPRGTLRQIELDLRVDVRDLLPKITAPTLVIGNTRDYLVPVEHARAMHAAIPGSEYAELDSGHVVLHERPAEITALIRAFVTRELPGASGES, from the coding sequence ATGCCCATCGCGCAGCACCCCGCGGGCCCCGTCCACTACGGCCGCGCCGGCGACGGGCCCGGGCTGGTCCTGGTGCACGGCACCGGCGGCGACGCCGCCACCAACTGGGCCCACCTCGTGCCCGGCCTGAGCGACGTCCGCACCGTCATCACCCCCGACTACGCCGGCAGCGGGGCCACCGCCGACCTCGGCGGCGAGCTCACGCTGGACCTGCTCGCCGGGCAGGTCGCCGCGGCCTTCGAGGGCCCGTCCGACCTGGTGGGGTTCTCCCTGGGCGCGGTCGTGGCCGCCGCCGTCGCCGCCGAGCGGCCCGAGCTGGTCCGGCGGCTGGTGCTCATCGCGGGCTGGACGCACCTCGCCGACGACCGGCTCGAACTCGGCCTGCGCACCTGGGCCAGGCTCGCGCGCACCGACCCCGAGAGCTTCGCCGCGTACGGGCCGCTGGTGGGCTTCAGTCCCGAGTTCGTCCGCGAGGCCGGCGTCGCGGCGCTCATGGGTGAGCCGCCGCGCGGCACCCTCCGCCAGATCGAGCTGGACCTCAGGGTGGACGTCCGCGACCTGCTCCCCAAGATCACCGCGCCCACGCTGGTCATCGGCAACACCCGCGACTACCTCGTCCCGGTCGAGCACGCCCGCGCGATGCACGCCGCCATCCCCGGCAGCGAGTACGCCGAGCTCGACAGCGGCCACGTGGTCCTGCACGAGCGCCCGGCCGAGATCACCGCGCTGATCCGCGCGTTCGTGACGCGGGAGCTTCCCGGCGCGTCGGGGGAATCGTAA
- a CDS encoding TetR/AcrR family transcriptional regulator → MARQRTFDRDLALEQALRAFWRRGYEATSIAELTAAMGIKPPSLYAAFGDKRRLFEEVVARYQRTYGAFTTRALAEEPTGRQAIERVLREAAAEYADAGHPPGCMIVSSAVNCGPESAEVEELLRDHRKEAKAALKRRIDDDLAAGRIPAGTDTAGLAAFYACVIQGMSTQSRDGAGPAELRRIAALAMAAYPTTGPATAT, encoded by the coding sequence ATGGCCAGGCAGCGGACATTCGACCGGGACCTCGCGCTGGAGCAGGCGCTGCGCGCGTTCTGGCGGCGCGGCTACGAGGCGACCTCGATCGCCGAGCTCACCGCCGCCATGGGCATCAAACCGCCCAGCCTGTACGCCGCCTTCGGCGACAAACGCCGCCTGTTCGAGGAGGTCGTCGCCCGCTACCAGCGCACCTACGGCGCCTTCACCACCCGCGCGCTGGCCGAGGAGCCCACCGGGCGGCAGGCGATCGAGCGCGTGCTGCGGGAGGCCGCGGCCGAGTACGCCGACGCCGGGCACCCGCCCGGCTGCATGATCGTCTCCTCGGCGGTCAACTGCGGCCCGGAGTCCGCCGAGGTGGAGGAGCTGCTGCGCGACCACAGGAAGGAGGCCAAGGCCGCGCTCAAACGGCGCATCGACGACGACCTCGCGGCGGGCCGCATCCCGGCCGGCACCGACACGGCCGGGCTGGCCGCCTTCTACGCCTGCGTCATCCAGGGCATGTCGACGCAGTCGCGCGACGGGGCGGGACCCGCCGAACTGCGGCGGATCGCCGCCCTCGCCATGGCGGCCTATCCCACTACTGGTCCCGCTACTGCGACATGA
- a CDS encoding alpha-amylase family protein, which yields MRLTYTSDVWWKNAVVYCLDVETFKDGNGDGVGDFRGLTQQIDYLAGLGVTCLWLMPFFPTPNRDDGYDITDFYSIDPRLGTLGDFVEFMRTAHDRGMRVIADLVVNHTSDQHPWFKESRKSKNSPLRDWYVWSDKPEPDDPSKVVFPDKENSLWEWDNRSKQYYLHSFYKHQPDLNVANPEVRDEITRILGFWMELGLSGFRVDAVPFLIENVDPKLPDPHEFLQDMRAFMTRRKGGSILLGEVNVPYSELVRYFGDGLGDQVTMCFDFISMQKTWLSLARQEAAPLADALRERPKPPKDGQWAMFLRNHDELTLDKLTDEERQEVFDAFGPHKDMQIFGRGLRRRLPTMLGGDLRRVKMAYSLLFSLPGTPVIFYGEEIGMGENLEEEGRLAVRVPMQWSEDGGFSPADPVREMPEGAFAPDRVNVADQKRDTASLLRWFQLLIERYRECPELAWGTYTVLDAGHHAVFAHRCDADGATVVVAHNLCDTAVDAELELPGLEGQQLTDLLVDGTLDVSADARVKLPLEPHGCRWLRASPPEVAPEDASVMSQ from the coding sequence ATGCGACTGACGTACACCTCTGACGTCTGGTGGAAGAACGCCGTCGTCTATTGCCTCGACGTGGAAACCTTCAAGGACGGCAACGGTGACGGCGTCGGCGACTTCCGCGGGCTCACGCAGCAGATCGACTATCTCGCCGGCCTCGGCGTGACGTGTCTGTGGCTGATGCCGTTCTTCCCGACCCCCAACCGGGACGACGGGTACGACATCACCGACTTCTACAGCATCGATCCCCGCCTCGGCACGCTGGGTGACTTCGTGGAGTTCATGCGCACCGCCCACGACCGCGGCATGCGCGTCATCGCCGACCTCGTCGTCAACCACACCTCCGACCAGCACCCCTGGTTCAAGGAGTCGCGGAAGAGCAAGAACTCGCCGTTGCGCGACTGGTACGTCTGGTCCGACAAGCCGGAGCCGGACGACCCGAGCAAGGTGGTCTTCCCCGACAAGGAGAACTCCCTCTGGGAGTGGGACAACCGTTCCAAGCAGTACTACCTGCACAGCTTCTACAAGCACCAGCCCGACCTCAACGTGGCCAACCCCGAGGTCAGGGACGAGATCACGCGCATCCTCGGGTTCTGGATGGAGCTCGGCCTGTCGGGCTTCCGGGTGGACGCCGTCCCGTTCCTCATCGAGAACGTCGACCCGAAGCTGCCCGACCCGCACGAGTTCCTTCAGGACATGCGGGCGTTCATGACCCGCCGCAAGGGCGGCTCGATCCTGCTCGGCGAGGTCAACGTGCCGTACTCGGAATTAGTGCGGTACTTCGGCGACGGTCTCGGCGACCAGGTCACCATGTGCTTCGACTTCATCAGCATGCAGAAAACCTGGCTGTCGCTGGCCCGCCAGGAGGCCGCCCCCCTCGCCGACGCCCTCCGCGAGCGCCCCAAGCCGCCGAAGGACGGCCAGTGGGCCATGTTCCTCCGCAACCACGACGAACTCACCCTCGACAAGCTGACCGACGAGGAGCGGCAGGAGGTCTTCGACGCCTTCGGCCCCCACAAGGACATGCAGATCTTCGGCCGGGGCCTGCGCCGCCGGCTGCCGACGATGCTCGGCGGCGACCTGCGCCGCGTCAAGATGGCCTACAGCCTGCTGTTCTCCCTCCCCGGCACCCCCGTCATCTTCTACGGCGAGGAGATCGGCATGGGCGAGAACCTTGAGGAGGAGGGCCGGCTCGCGGTCCGCGTCCCGATGCAGTGGTCGGAGGACGGCGGCTTCAGCCCGGCCGATCCGGTGCGCGAGATGCCGGAGGGCGCCTTCGCGCCCGACCGGGTCAACGTCGCCGACCAGAAGCGGGACACCGCCTCGCTGCTGCGCTGGTTCCAGCTCCTCATCGAGCGTTACCGGGAGTGCCCGGAGCTGGCGTGGGGGACGTACACGGTGCTGGACGCCGGGCACCACGCGGTCTTCGCGCACCGTTGCGACGCCGACGGCGCCACGGTCGTGGTCGCGCACAACCTGTGCGACACGGCGGTGGACGCCGAGCTGGAGCTGCCGGGGCTGGAGGGTCAGCAGCTCACGGACCTGCTGGTGGACGGCACGCTCGACGTGTCGGCCGACGCCAGGGTGAAGCTGCCGCTGGAGCCGCACGGCTGCCGCTGGCTGCGCGCCTCGCCGCCGGAGGTCGCGCCCGAGGACGCAAGCGTCATGTCGCAGTAG
- a CDS encoding TetR/AcrR family transcriptional regulator C-terminal domain-containing protein, whose protein sequence is MSEHDWQRAHGAYLTRMLDTGRYPALARFVREGTETDPGTSFDIGLDWILDAIAAKLA, encoded by the coding sequence CTGTCCGAGCACGACTGGCAGCGCGCCCACGGCGCCTACCTGACGCGGATGCTGGACACGGGCCGCTATCCGGCCCTGGCCAGGTTCGTCCGCGAGGGCACGGAAACGGACCCGGGCACCTCCTTCGACATCGGTCTCGACTGGATACTCGACGCCATCGCCGCCAAGCTCGCCTGA
- a CDS encoding EF-hand domain-containing protein, with product MSDYAITFDLIDVDKDGRISAEELVRLMEILGQPVTLEAAQEGVRRLDKDGDGLIDVEEFGAFVTP from the coding sequence ATGAGCGACTACGCGATCACCTTCGATCTCATCGACGTCGACAAGGACGGCCGGATCTCGGCCGAGGAGCTCGTGAGGCTCATGGAGATCCTGGGCCAGCCGGTGACGCTGGAGGCGGCGCAGGAGGGCGTGCGCAGGCTCGACAAGGACGGAGACGGGCTCATCGACGTCGAGGAGTTCGGCGCCTTCGTCACCCCGTGA
- a CDS encoding PucR family transcriptional regulator: MIEEIQNRIPEYARREDELYIKVLRTAVEQAIEGFLDRVENPDAAWDPEPFRMVGKGEAAEGRNLEPLQTALRLGARVGWRRLTEIADPLGLSPQCLYDLGETIFVYLDQLADAAAEGFEEARARAAGEIERRRGRLLDLLLSQPAASPDAIADLAKAAGWRLPRTVACVALDDLPGGGVPGGSGPGGSGPAQARRGAAYRMPALPPDVLAGLERTTPCLLVPDPSGPGQAQMLEHGLRGYWGAIGPAVPLAAAATSLRWAREALELSRRGVLPRGLPRCEEHMATLVVFKDEELVNALAEARLAPLAHLRPAQQDRLAETLLAWLRHGRGAGEVAARLHVHPQTVRYRLRQLEELYGDQLADPDVRFELEIALRARQAMNKDLRGAGGRA; encoded by the coding sequence GTGATCGAGGAGATCCAGAACCGCATCCCGGAGTACGCCAGGCGGGAGGACGAGCTCTACATCAAGGTCCTGCGCACGGCGGTCGAACAGGCCATCGAGGGCTTCCTCGACCGCGTCGAGAACCCCGACGCCGCCTGGGACCCCGAGCCGTTCCGCATGGTCGGCAAGGGCGAGGCCGCCGAAGGCCGCAACCTGGAGCCGCTCCAGACCGCGCTCCGGCTCGGCGCGCGGGTGGGCTGGCGGCGGCTCACGGAGATCGCCGACCCGCTCGGGCTGTCCCCCCAATGCCTGTACGACCTCGGCGAGACCATCTTCGTCTACCTCGACCAGCTCGCCGACGCCGCCGCCGAGGGGTTCGAGGAGGCCAGGGCGCGGGCCGCCGGCGAGATCGAACGGCGCCGGGGCCGGCTGCTCGACCTGCTGCTCAGCCAGCCGGCCGCGAGCCCCGACGCGATCGCCGACCTGGCCAAGGCAGCCGGATGGCGGCTGCCGCGCACGGTCGCCTGCGTGGCCCTCGACGACCTCCCCGGAGGCGGCGTGCCCGGAGGCAGCGGGCCCGGAGGCAGCGGGCCCGCGCAGGCGCGGCGGGGGGCCGCGTACCGGATGCCGGCGCTGCCGCCCGACGTGCTCGCCGGGCTGGAGCGGACCACGCCGTGCCTGCTGGTGCCCGACCCGAGCGGCCCGGGGCAGGCGCAGATGCTGGAGCACGGGCTGCGCGGCTACTGGGGCGCGATCGGGCCCGCGGTGCCGCTCGCCGCCGCGGCGACGTCCCTGCGCTGGGCCCGGGAGGCGCTGGAGCTGTCGCGGCGCGGGGTGCTGCCGCGCGGGCTGCCGCGCTGCGAGGAGCACATGGCGACGCTCGTGGTGTTCAAGGACGAGGAGCTGGTCAACGCCCTCGCCGAGGCGCGCCTCGCGCCCCTCGCCCACCTCCGCCCCGCCCAGCAGGACCGCCTCGCCGAGACGCTGCTGGCCTGGCTGCGCCACGGGCGCGGCGCCGGCGAGGTCGCCGCCCGCCTGCACGTACACCCCCAGACCGTGCGCTACCGGTTACGCCAGCTCGAAGAGCTGTACGGCGACCAGCTCGCCGACCCGGACGTCCGGTTCGAGCTGGAGATCGCGCTCCGCGCCCGCCAGGCCATGAACAAGGACCTCAGAGGGGCCGGCGGAAGAGCCTGA
- the ccrA gene encoding crotonyl-CoA carboxylase/reductase, giving the protein MKTTALAEAVVAGAEPAELERLDVPSVYRAAHLRKDEVGSFDQDDEDKDVRRTLHVGEVPMPELAEDEVLVAVMASAINYNTVWSAMFEPVPTFAFLERFGRSDARHDLPVHVLGSDAAGVIVRTGRAVRRWRVGDRVVTSPAYVDGEDPVVQHDGMLAGDLRAWGFETNFGGLADFAVVKATQLLAKPRHLSWEEAACNMLCASTAYRMLVGERGARMKQGDVVLLWGATGGLGGYGVQLVRNGGGIPVGVVGTQEKAELLRRMGCPYVVDRSQLDGGLADEKGWRRLGAEIRRQVGEDPAIVFEHTGRETFGASVYVAKRGGAVVTCGSSSGYAHEYDNRHLWMKLKRIIGSHGANYQECHEVNRLISLGMVHPTLSAVYPLEGAAEAARAVQLNQHVGKVGVLALAPSEDLGVEDHALRARIGEDRLRLFRRPL; this is encoded by the coding sequence GTGAAGACGACAGCACTCGCCGAGGCGGTGGTGGCCGGAGCCGAGCCGGCCGAGCTGGAGCGCCTGGACGTGCCCTCCGTCTACCGCGCCGCCCACCTGCGCAAGGACGAGGTCGGCAGCTTCGACCAGGACGACGAGGACAAGGACGTCCGCCGTACGCTGCACGTCGGCGAGGTGCCGATGCCGGAGCTGGCCGAGGACGAGGTGCTGGTCGCGGTCATGGCGAGCGCGATCAACTACAACACGGTGTGGTCGGCGATGTTCGAGCCGGTGCCGACGTTCGCGTTCCTGGAGCGGTTCGGGCGCAGCGACGCCCGACACGACCTGCCGGTGCACGTGCTCGGCTCGGACGCGGCCGGCGTGATCGTCAGGACCGGCCGCGCGGTCCGCCGCTGGCGGGTGGGGGACCGGGTGGTGACCAGCCCCGCGTACGTGGACGGCGAGGACCCGGTCGTCCAGCACGACGGGATGCTGGCCGGGGACCTGCGCGCCTGGGGCTTCGAGACGAACTTCGGCGGCCTCGCCGACTTCGCCGTGGTCAAGGCCACGCAGCTGCTCGCCAAGCCCCGGCACCTGAGCTGGGAGGAGGCGGCCTGCAACATGTTGTGCGCCTCGACGGCGTACCGGATGCTGGTCGGGGAGCGCGGCGCGCGGATGAAGCAGGGCGACGTGGTGCTGCTGTGGGGGGCGACGGGCGGCCTCGGCGGGTACGGCGTGCAGCTCGTCAGGAACGGCGGCGGCATCCCGGTCGGCGTCGTCGGCACCCAGGAGAAGGCCGAGCTGCTGCGCCGCATGGGCTGCCCGTACGTCGTGGACCGCTCGCAGCTCGACGGCGGCCTCGCGGACGAGAAGGGCTGGCGGCGGCTCGGCGCGGAGATCAGGCGGCAGGTGGGTGAGGACCCGGCCATCGTCTTCGAGCACACGGGAAGGGAGACGTTCGGGGCGTCGGTGTACGTCGCCAAGCGCGGCGGCGCGGTCGTGACCTGCGGCTCGTCCAGCGGCTACGCCCACGAGTACGACAACAGGCACCTGTGGATGAAGCTCAAGCGCATCATCGGCTCCCACGGCGCGAACTACCAGGAGTGCCACGAGGTGAACCGGCTGATCTCGCTCGGCATGGTCCATCCCACGCTGTCGGCCGTCTACCCCCTGGAGGGGGCGGCGGAGGCGGCCCGCGCCGTCCAGCTCAACCAGCACGTCGGCAAGGTCGGCGTGCTGGCCCTCGCCCCGTCGGAGGACCTGGGCGTCGAGGACCACGCGCTGCGCGCGCGGATCGGCGAGGACCGGCTCAGGCTCTTCCGCCGGCCCCTCTGA